One window of Futiania mangrovi genomic DNA carries:
- a CDS encoding ligase-associated DNA damage response exonuclease, with protein MPIAAEDLLHPTPSGLYCPEGNFFVDPHRPVERAVITHGHADHARPGHAHVLATPETLGLMQIRYGDGAGGRLQALPYGEALNINGVRLRLTPAGHVLGSAQAVIEHGGTRIVVSGDYKRRRDPTCTGFEPVACDVFITEATFALPVFRHPDDADEVARLLASVATFPGRTHLVGAYALGKAQRLIALLRAAGWDKPVWLHGAAVKLTDWYRAQGIGLGDVRPVTAADKGDLAGGIVVAPPSALADRWSRRLSDPVTCFASGWMRVRARARQRGVELPLVISDHADWDELTRTVAEIAPGELWVTHGRDDALIHWAHAQGIPARPLALVGRGEDNDDG; from the coding sequence ATGCCTATCGCCGCCGAGGACCTTCTGCACCCGACGCCTTCGGGTCTCTACTGCCCGGAAGGGAACTTCTTCGTGGACCCGCACCGCCCCGTGGAGCGGGCCGTCATCACGCACGGGCACGCCGATCACGCGCGGCCCGGCCATGCCCACGTGCTTGCCACGCCGGAAACGCTGGGCCTCATGCAGATCCGCTACGGAGACGGCGCGGGAGGGCGGCTTCAGGCCCTGCCCTACGGCGAAGCGCTGAACATCAATGGCGTGCGCTTGCGGCTGACGCCCGCCGGACATGTGCTCGGCTCGGCACAGGCCGTGATCGAGCATGGCGGGACGCGCATCGTCGTCTCCGGCGACTACAAGCGCCGGCGCGATCCGACCTGCACAGGTTTCGAGCCGGTGGCGTGCGATGTCTTCATCACGGAAGCGACCTTCGCCCTGCCCGTGTTCCGCCATCCGGACGATGCGGACGAGGTCGCACGCCTGCTGGCGAGCGTCGCCACCTTCCCGGGCCGGACGCACCTGGTCGGCGCCTATGCGCTGGGCAAGGCGCAGCGGCTGATCGCGCTGCTGCGCGCGGCAGGTTGGGACAAGCCTGTCTGGCTCCACGGTGCCGCGGTGAAGCTGACCGACTGGTACCGCGCGCAGGGTATCGGCCTGGGCGACGTGCGCCCGGTCACGGCGGCGGACAAGGGCGACCTTGCGGGTGGCATCGTCGTCGCGCCGCCGTCCGCGCTGGCCGACCGCTGGTCGCGCCGGCTGTCCGACCCCGTCACCTGCTTTGCAAGCGGCTGGATGCGCGTGCGGGCCCGCGCCCGGCAACGGGGCGTGGAACTTCCACTGGTCATCTCCGACCACGCGGACTGGGACGAACTGACACGCACCGTCGCGGAGATCGCCCCAGGCGAGCTTTGGGTCACGCATGGACGCGACGATGCGCTGATCCACTGGGCTCACGCGCAGGGCATACCGGCGCGCCCGCTGGCCCTCGTCGGCCGCGGCGAGGACAATGACGATGGATGA
- a CDS encoding cisplatin damage response ATP-dependent DNA ligase: protein MQRFADLLDSLSYQPGRNGKLALIEAYLRTAPDPDRGWALAALTGDLSFRHAKAGAIRALIGARTDPVLFGLSYDYVGDLAETAALMWPTQPGANRPPELAEVVDALSAARRDQVPDLLAHWLDTLDATGRWALLKVVTGGLRVGVSARLAKTAAAQLGGVDAAEIEELWHALTPPYASLFAWLEGRTPKPDPLVPGGFRPLMLSHPIGEGDLATLSPADAAAEWKWDGIRVQAAGERGTLNLYSRTGEDLSGAFPDLAEALSGIEATLDGELLVMRGGEAQPFNDLQQRLGRKSVSAKLMREYPVGLRLYDLLIENGEDLRGLPFAVRRARLEAWHARAGPARTDISPLVAFADWAELDALRANPPHPVIEGVMLKRRDAPYIAGRPKGHWWKWKRDPFLVDAVLMYAQRGHGKRSSFYSDFTFGCWTAEGDLVPVGKAYFGFTDAELKQLDRFVRDNTVARYGPVREVRREPTHGLVLEIAFEGVARSARHKSGVAMRFPRVHRIRWDKPPAEADTVAALETLVP from the coding sequence ATGCAGCGGTTCGCAGACCTGCTCGACAGCCTGTCCTATCAGCCCGGCCGGAACGGAAAGCTTGCGCTGATCGAGGCGTACCTGCGCACCGCACCCGACCCGGACCGAGGTTGGGCGCTGGCGGCGCTGACCGGCGACCTCTCCTTCCGGCACGCGAAGGCGGGTGCGATCCGCGCGCTGATCGGGGCGCGCACCGACCCGGTGCTGTTCGGGCTGTCCTACGACTATGTCGGCGATCTCGCGGAGACGGCGGCGCTGATGTGGCCCACGCAGCCGGGGGCGAACCGGCCGCCGGAGCTTGCCGAGGTGGTGGACGCGCTGTCGGCGGCGCGCCGCGACCAGGTGCCGGATCTGCTCGCGCATTGGCTGGACACGCTCGACGCAACGGGGCGCTGGGCTCTGCTCAAAGTGGTCACCGGCGGCCTGCGCGTCGGGGTGTCGGCGCGGCTCGCCAAGACGGCTGCGGCACAGCTGGGCGGGGTCGACGCTGCCGAGATCGAGGAGCTGTGGCATGCGCTCACGCCGCCCTATGCCAGCCTATTTGCCTGGCTGGAGGGGCGCACGCCCAAGCCCGATCCGCTAGTGCCGGGGGGCTTCCGGCCGCTCATGCTGTCTCACCCGATCGGCGAGGGCGACCTTGCCACCCTGTCGCCCGCCGATGCCGCCGCAGAATGGAAGTGGGACGGGATCCGGGTGCAGGCGGCCGGAGAAAGAGGCACGCTGAACCTCTATTCCCGCACCGGCGAGGACCTGTCGGGCGCCTTCCCCGACCTCGCCGAGGCGCTGTCAGGCATCGAGGCGACACTCGACGGCGAATTGCTGGTCATGCGCGGCGGAGAGGCGCAACCCTTCAACGACCTGCAGCAGCGCCTCGGACGCAAGAGCGTGAGCGCCAAGCTGATGCGGGAGTACCCGGTTGGCCTGCGGCTCTACGACCTGCTGATCGAGAACGGCGAGGATCTGCGCGGCCTTCCCTTCGCGGTGCGGCGGGCGCGGCTCGAAGCCTGGCACGCCCGGGCCGGGCCGGCGCGCACGGACATCTCGCCGCTCGTGGCTTTCGCCGACTGGGCCGAACTCGATGCGCTGCGCGCCAATCCGCCGCATCCGGTGATCGAAGGCGTGATGCTGAAGCGGCGCGATGCGCCCTATATCGCGGGGCGGCCAAAGGGCCATTGGTGGAAATGGAAGCGTGACCCGTTCCTTGTCGACGCGGTGCTGATGTATGCGCAGCGCGGGCACGGAAAGCGCTCGTCCTTCTACTCGGACTTCACCTTCGGCTGCTGGACGGCAGAAGGCGACCTGGTTCCGGTCGGCAAGGCCTATTTCGGCTTCACCGACGCGGAACTGAAGCAGCTGGACCGCTTCGTCCGCGACAACACGGTCGCACGCTACGGCCCGGTGCGTGAGGTGCGGCGCGAGCCTACGCACGGCCTCGTCCTGGAAATCGCCTTCGAAGGGGTCGCCAGGTCCGCGCGCCACAAGTCCGGCGTCGCCATGCGCTTCCCGCGTGTACACCGCATCCGGTGGGACAAGCCACCCGCCGAGGCCGACACCGTCGCCGCGCTCGAAACCCTCGTGCCGTGA
- a CDS encoding ligase-associated DNA damage response DEXH box helicase, which produces MAKATSRHSGDLEKEHLLPSAFADWFSGRGWTPRPHQLAMLEAARAGESVLLTAPTGGGKTLAGFLPSLVDLAGMAEGDASGARPWRLHTLYVSPLKALAVDIARNLEQPVAEMGLGLRIETRTGDTPQARRQRQRTRPPDILLTTPEQIALLLSYHDADRIFAGLKTVIVDELHAMEGGKRGDLLALGLARLRTLAPGLRAVGLSATVADPDRLARWLVPQPPGGEAQARRIVGAPGAKPEVAVLFSDARVPWSGHSARHAVGEVMTAIRAHRTTLVFVNTRSQAEVLFQELWRENEDALPIALHHGSLSVEQRRKVEAAMAKGALRAVVCTSTLDLGIDWGDVDLVIQIGAPKGSSRLLQRIGRANHRLDQPSRALLVPSNRFEYLECLAARVAVEEGALDGEPPAPGALDVLAQHVTGVACGPGVVPDRLHEEVRSASPYAHLDRQTFDRVLAFVETGGYALRRYDRFRRLKASPDGRLVIASRGAAQAYRMNVGTIVEAPMLKVRLTKPGRGASAMGGRMLGEIEEWFVEQLGPGDTFLFAGEVLRLEGLRETDVFVSRAGGAEPKVPSYQGGKFPLSTFLADRVRGLLADREGWGMLSPQVEEWLALQAAKSVIPARDQMLVETFPRGRKHYLVAYPFEGRLAHQTLGMLLTRRLERAGLRPMGFAANEYGLAVWGLRDMRRVGMDALFEEDMLGDDLDAWMAESALLKRTFRNCAVIAGLVERRFPGREKTGRQVTMSTDLIYDVLRQHEPDHVLLQATRADAARGLLDIGRLGALLARIRGRIVHRPLARISPLSVPIMLEVGREPIYGSADEDLLAEAADTLIAEAKG; this is translated from the coding sequence ATGGCCAAGGCGACGTCCCGACATTCCGGCGATCTGGAGAAGGAACACCTCCTGCCTTCTGCCTTTGCCGACTGGTTTTCCGGCCGGGGCTGGACGCCGCGGCCGCACCAGCTTGCGATGCTGGAGGCGGCGCGCGCAGGCGAGAGCGTCCTGCTGACCGCGCCCACCGGCGGCGGCAAGACGCTCGCGGGCTTCCTGCCGAGCCTTGTCGACCTTGCGGGAATGGCGGAAGGAGATGCGTCCGGCGCGCGGCCCTGGCGGTTGCATACGCTCTATGTCTCGCCGCTGAAGGCGCTCGCCGTCGACATCGCGCGCAACCTGGAGCAGCCGGTGGCGGAGATGGGTCTCGGTCTCCGCATCGAGACGCGCACCGGCGACACGCCGCAGGCCCGCCGCCAGCGCCAGCGCACCCGGCCACCCGACATCCTGCTCACCACGCCTGAGCAGATCGCGCTTCTCCTCTCCTACCACGACGCGGACCGGATCTTCGCGGGCCTGAAGACCGTCATCGTGGACGAGTTGCACGCGATGGAGGGCGGCAAGCGCGGCGACCTGCTGGCGCTGGGGCTTGCGCGGCTGCGCACGCTCGCGCCGGGGCTCCGCGCCGTGGGGCTGTCGGCGACGGTGGCCGATCCGGACCGGCTTGCGCGCTGGCTCGTGCCGCAGCCGCCGGGCGGGGAGGCGCAGGCGCGGCGCATCGTGGGTGCGCCGGGCGCGAAGCCGGAGGTGGCGGTGCTCTTCTCCGACGCGCGCGTGCCGTGGTCGGGCCATTCGGCGCGCCATGCGGTGGGCGAGGTGATGACGGCGATCCGCGCGCACCGGACCACACTCGTCTTCGTCAACACGCGCTCGCAGGCGGAGGTGCTGTTCCAGGAACTGTGGCGGGAGAACGAGGACGCGCTGCCGATCGCGCTCCATCACGGCAGCCTGTCCGTGGAGCAGCGGCGCAAGGTCGAGGCAGCGATGGCAAAAGGCGCGCTCCGGGCGGTCGTCTGCACGTCCACCCTCGACCTCGGCATCGACTGGGGGGACGTCGACCTCGTTATCCAGATCGGGGCGCCCAAGGGCTCTTCGCGCCTGCTGCAGCGGATCGGGCGCGCGAACCACCGTCTCGACCAGCCGTCGCGTGCGCTGCTCGTGCCGTCCAACCGGTTCGAGTACCTGGAATGTCTGGCCGCCCGCGTGGCGGTGGAGGAGGGGGCTCTCGACGGAGAGCCGCCCGCGCCCGGCGCGCTCGACGTGCTTGCCCAGCACGTGACGGGCGTCGCCTGCGGGCCGGGGGTCGTGCCCGACCGGCTCCATGAGGAAGTGAGGAGCGCCAGCCCCTATGCCCACCTCGACCGGCAGACCTTCGACCGCGTGCTCGCCTTCGTGGAGACCGGCGGCTACGCGCTGCGCCGCTACGACCGCTTCCGGCGGCTGAAGGCCTCACCGGACGGGCGGCTGGTGATCGCCTCGCGCGGTGCGGCACAGGCCTATCGCATGAACGTCGGGACCATCGTCGAGGCGCCGATGCTGAAGGTCCGCCTGACGAAGCCGGGGCGCGGCGCGTCCGCGATGGGCGGGCGGATGCTGGGCGAGATCGAGGAATGGTTCGTCGAGCAACTGGGTCCCGGCGACACCTTCCTGTTTGCGGGCGAGGTGCTGCGCCTCGAGGGCCTGCGCGAGACCGACGTGTTCGTCAGCCGTGCGGGCGGGGCCGAGCCCAAGGTGCCGTCCTACCAGGGCGGCAAGTTCCCGCTCTCGACCTTTCTCGCCGACCGGGTCCGCGGGCTGCTCGCCGACCGGGAGGGGTGGGGGATGCTCTCGCCGCAGGTGGAGGAGTGGCTCGCCCTGCAGGCGGCGAAATCGGTCATACCTGCGCGCGACCAGATGCTGGTCGAGACCTTCCCGCGCGGGCGCAAGCACTACCTCGTCGCCTATCCCTTCGAGGGCCGGCTTGCGCACCAGACGCTGGGGATGCTGCTGACGCGGCGGCTGGAACGGGCCGGGCTGCGCCCCATGGGCTTCGCCGCCAACGAGTACGGGCTTGCGGTCTGGGGCTTGCGCGACATGCGCCGCGTCGGCATGGACGCGCTGTTCGAGGAGGACATGCTGGGCGACGACCTCGATGCCTGGATGGCGGAATCGGCGTTGCTCAAGCGCACCTTCCGCAATTGCGCGGTGATCGCGGGCCTCGTCGAGCGGCGCTTCCCGGGCCGCGAGAAGACCGGCCGGCAGGTCACCATGTCCACGGACCTGATCTACGACGTGCTGCGTCAGCACGAGCCGGATCACGTCCTGCTGCAGGCGACGCGGGCCGATGCGGCGCGCGGCCTGCTCGACATCGGCCGGCTGGGGGCATTGCTCGCGCGCATCCGGGGGCGGATCGTGCACCGCCCGCTTGCCCGGATCTCGCCGCTTTCGGTGCCGATCATGCTGGAGGTCGGCCGCGAGCCCATCTACGGTTCGGCCGATGAGGACCTTCTGGCCGAGGCCGCCGACACCCTCATCGCCGAGGCCAAGGGGTGA